In uncultured Methanobrevibacter sp., the genomic window TTTCAGAAGATTTTTTTTCTTCTTGATTTTATATTAAACTTTGCTATATATAAAGATTACTATGATACTGTTTTAATAGTTTCACAGTTTAATGTAAATATAATTAACTTTAAATATGTTTATATACAAATATAACATTAAGAAGTTACTAAAAAAAGAAAGGAGGATTAATACCATGGCAAGAGCTCAAATGACATTTGAAATTGATGAAGATTTACGAACTGAAATCAACATAATTGCAAAGAAACAGAAAACAACTGTTAAAGCCATTATGACAAAACTTGCGGAAGATTTTGTACGTGAAAATAAGGAATAATTTATATTTTTAATAAATAGGTTTAAATTAGCGAAAGCATTCGCTAACATATTATAAACCTCGCATTCCATCTGCGACTATTTTAAAGTTACCGATATTTGATTTAACAAATAAAGATAAACTTAAATAGTATTTTAACCAAATATAATAAATGGTTACAAAGATACTTTCACGTCTCCAGTGGACTATTTTTAGTAACCAGCAGTATAGAGCATGGGGTGTTGCAGCACCATTTCAACCATGCTTTTATATTGCGAATGTTACAATTATAATATCTATTTTTTCAATTATTTATAATCTTGTTTTACAATATATTTTATGAAATTATACTGTAGATTTTATCCCATCAATGAATGGGTGATCTGGTTATGAGAGTGGTTTTTCTTGATGGTTAATTATAGTATATCCAATTGAATATATAAACTTTATTATTTAATTAAATTAAACAATGTTCAATAATTAATTAATAAAAATAGTTAATTGTCTACCCAAAATTGCAAAAACACATGGCCTAAAGATTTAAAAAACCAACCAAAAAATACTAAACTGTACAAAAAAAATTACCCTAAAAAAAATAAAAAAAATGGGAAAAATAAAAAAATAAAAAAATAAACTTACATCTCTAAATATTCATTAACAACACTAAGAATACGCTCTTTATGATTATACAAATCAGAAAGTTGCTCAATATCTACTTTCTCACCCTTCTTACCACCATTACTAGTAAGAGTAATCTTATCATAAAATTCAACTCTAAGATGATCCAGATTATTGAAATGTAATCTCACAATAGGAAACCTCTGATTATCATCAAATAAAATATTACAATAATGTTTCCTATCACGCATTGCAACACGACTAACATCTAAAACTTCAGAAACAATTGACTTAACAATAAAGTATGCTTCTTTTTCCAAATCAGTAGTTACAACTCCTTCTTCATTAATAGATTCTTCAGCTTCAACAGCATTATTGTCTTCCTGTTCTTCTTCATTACTTGCAACTGCATCAGCCAAAGTTTTATTAACCCTTTCATTAATAATTTCTGTAACAGCTACAGAAATAATTGTACCAAATTTCTCTCGCATATTCTGAGTTAATATGCCATCATAAACTTGTTTAGCTATTGACTTGACAAATTCATCAGATGGATTCTCAAATTCTGCAAGTAATGTTTTTTTAATTAAGTTTCTGTATTTGAGATTATCGGCACGTGATACAACTTCATCAACATCAAAATTTACTTTTTTGAATTTCTCCAATTCTTTGATGTCTTTTTTATTTAAACTTAATAGGTTTATGTCCAGGAATGGTTTTTCATCCATTCTGTTATTGTCATCTCCAGTTGTGAAGAATTTATATTCAACACCATTAGTTAAAATACCTATTTGAATATCAGTAATACTGAAATAGCGGAATAATTGTGAGATGTTGTCCATACTTAGTTTGTTTGTTGCAGATTTACATTCAATAAAAATAATTGGATGTCCTTCTTCCAATATTGCGAAGTCTACTTTTTCTCCTTGTTTGGTTCCTACATCTGCTGTGTATTCTGCTTTTACTTCTGCGGGATTGGTTGTATCATAACCCATTAATCTTAAAAAAGGAGTTATTAATGCTATTTTGCTTGTTTCTTCACTATCTATATGTTCAAGTTTTTCAGGGATTGTTTTAGTAAATTCTTTAATATCATCTTCAAAAGTCATTTTAAACCACTCCATAATATATTACTGCATAATACTATGTATGTTGTTTGTGGGTATAAATACTTAATAGAAAAATCTACACGATGAAGATCAACAAAAAAATAGAATAGAAAAATAACAAAAATATTGAAAAAAAAGGAATGAATTATTTTAAAATAAGTTTTTTCCCAGAAATATCAACTTCAAAAGATTCCGCAGCATAAGGAACATTATCTAAACTAAAATATAACATATAATCATCTGGGAAGTCTTTAGTTAAATCTCTGAAATCTTTAAGAGAAATTTTGCTTTCACCCATTTTCTTTTCACTCCGAATAAGTTAACAGCATATCACATTTGGGACATTTAGGTAATTGACCCACAAAAGCATGTTTACATTTTGGGCATTGGTATTCTTTCACAAATGCTTTTTGCCATTCCCCTGGAACAACAAGTAGATCATAAAATACATCTAGTGGAAACTGTGGATTGAATCCTAATGCTTTCCACATATTGCTTCTTATATCTCCATCTGTTTCAAATGTGAATCTTCTACCATCACTAACTTCTATCCATATTCCATTTTTTATTTTTCCTACGGTTGTTACTGCAGCAGCATCAATAAAAAAGTGTCTTCCATCGGCTAATGCATGTTGTATTATTATTTGTTGTGCATTAATTTGGACTTTGGTTTTGACTTTTCTCATTTTTGTATTGTCGCCTAACCAAGGATTGTCAAAGGTTCTTGCATGGCCATGGCCATCGAATACTGTCATAGTGCTGTGTCTTCTTTTTGGTTCAACAATAGGTAATGTTACTACAAACAGAGGGTTACCTGCTCTAAATTGGAGGTATATCATTTGTTTATTTATTAATGATTTGTCTAATTTATATGCACCAGTTTTTGCTTTAATTATATTTCCTAAACCCACTCTTAACACCATTTTAGTTTTTAGTTATATGTATGTTTAGAGTTAATAGTATTTATAACAACAAGGTAATCACAAGTAAAAAAAATGTTTAAAAAAAAAGTTCATATGCTGTATTAAAAGTTATGAGCAACATACATTTTAAAAATTAAGAGGAATTTAATTATTACAGCATATGGAACTTTGCTCAATATTTATAGACTAAAGAAATTTAACCTAAAAAGAATAGTTTCTTGAAATTCGTTATAAAATCTTTATGGAGTGATACTTAGCGTTAAAATATAAAAAACTATTCTTAATAAGTTAATTAATAATTATATAATTCATATGGAACTATTGTAACAAAAAAAAATAAAATTATAATCACATAAAAAAAAAGATTTTTTCATGCAACTATAATCTATTTTAAATTTGTAGTAAAAATTTAGCAGTTATTTTTTACCAGTTTTACTCAAACAAAAATACTACAACCTCAAAGTAAAAAAATAATAATTCAAAATAATTTTAGCTGTGTTAAATTTGGTTACAATTAAATACTTTCTAAAATACTGACGTAAAAAGAAAAAA contains:
- a CDS encoding type I restriction endonuclease, whose amino-acid sequence is MTFEDDIKEFTKTIPEKLEHIDSEETSKIALITPFLRLMGYDTTNPAEVKAEYTADVGTKQGEKVDFAILEEGHPIIFIECKSATNKLSMDNISQLFRYFSITDIQIGILTNGVEYKFFTTGDDNNRMDEKPFLDINLLSLNKKDIKELEKFKKVNFDVDEVVSRADNLKYRNLIKKTLLAEFENPSDEFVKSIAKQVYDGILTQNMREKFGTIISVAVTEIINERVNKTLADAVASNEEEQEDNNAVEAEESINEEGVVTTDLEKEAYFIVKSIVSEVLDVSRVAMRDRKHYCNILFDDNQRFPIVRLHFNNLDHLRVEFYDKITLTSNGGKKGEKVDIEQLSDLYNHKERILSVVNEYLEM